From one Pseudactinotalea sp. HY158 genomic stretch:
- the ectA gene encoding diaminobutyrate acetyltransferase, translating into MWRLARDTGVLDLNSSYAYLLWCRDFAQTSVVAAIDGAFAGFITGYLRPDAPGTLMIWQVATDARFRGRGLAKGMLDHLVEATRPDRLETTITADNTASISLFTGFADRRGATCSRTALFTPEHYPDSHETEYLFEIGPLS; encoded by the coding sequence ATGTGGCGCCTGGCGCGGGACACCGGCGTGCTGGACCTCAATTCCTCCTACGCCTACCTGCTGTGGTGCCGGGACTTCGCACAGACCTCCGTCGTGGCCGCGATCGACGGTGCATTCGCGGGGTTCATCACCGGGTACCTCCGTCCCGACGCCCCGGGCACCCTGATGATCTGGCAGGTCGCCACCGACGCCCGCTTCCGTGGTCGCGGGCTGGCGAAGGGAATGCTCGATCACCTGGTCGAGGCCACCCGGCCGGACCGGCTCGAGACCACGATCACCGCGGACAACACGGCCTCGATCTCGCTGTTCACCGGGTTCGCGGACCGTCGCGGAGCCACCTGCTCGCGCACCGCGCTCTTCACCCCGGAGCACTACCCGGACTCCCACGAGACCGAGTACCTCTTCGAGATCGGACCGCTCTCCTGA
- a CDS encoding amino acid ABC transporter permease — protein MSAHAVFDTAGPRARRWIRLLTWLSLLALAGLAAFVVYRFSASGALAPSKWRTFTEPGTLRYLGVALKNTMVAAAVAGLISVPAGLLLALGRLSHLPPLRWPCIAFIELFRAIPVLLVIYVFMFALPAYGINASRFAQLVLPISLCASAVIAEVFRAGILALPRGQTEAGLTIGLTPGQTFRSIVLPQALRIVIPSLVAQAVIVVKDTAFGYVVSYAELLQSGRVLIANTGDLVQTYLVVTIVYIVVNVLISAAARALDRRMGRAGARRLSLATPRRILFGR, from the coding sequence GTGAGCGCCCACGCCGTCTTCGACACGGCCGGGCCGCGGGCCCGCCGGTGGATCCGCCTCCTCACCTGGCTCTCGCTCCTCGCGCTCGCGGGCCTGGCGGCCTTCGTCGTCTACCGCTTCTCCGCCTCGGGGGCGCTCGCGCCCTCGAAGTGGCGCACGTTCACCGAGCCGGGCACGCTGCGCTACCTCGGTGTTGCCTTGAAGAACACGATGGTGGCCGCCGCGGTCGCCGGCCTCATCTCGGTGCCCGCGGGGCTGCTGCTCGCGCTCGGGCGCCTCTCGCACCTCCCGCCGCTGCGGTGGCCGTGCATCGCCTTCATCGAGCTCTTCCGGGCGATCCCGGTGCTGCTGGTCATCTACGTGTTCATGTTCGCGCTGCCCGCGTACGGGATCAACGCGAGCCGGTTCGCCCAGCTCGTGCTGCCGATCTCGTTGTGCGCCTCGGCCGTCATCGCCGAGGTGTTCCGGGCCGGCATCCTCGCCCTTCCCCGCGGGCAGACCGAGGCGGGCCTGACCATCGGGCTCACCCCGGGGCAGACGTTCCGTTCGATCGTGCTGCCGCAGGCCCTGCGGATCGTCATCCCCTCCCTCGTGGCGCAGGCGGTCATCGTGGTCAAGGACACGGCGTTCGGCTACGTCGTCTCCTACGCGGAGCTGCTGCAGAGCGGCCGTGTGCTCATCGCGAACACGGGCGATCTCGTGCAGACCTACCTCGTGGTCACGATCGTCTACATCGTCGTCAACGTGCTCATCTCGGCGGCCGCCCGGGCCCTCGACCGGCGGATGGGCCGCGCGGGCGCCCGGCGGCTCTCCCTCGCCACCCCTCGCCGGATCCTGTTCGGCCGCTGA
- a CDS encoding amino acid ABC transporter permease, which translates to MGVLIEHYVPTLASALWLTLRITGISFAGALAAGTILAVFRISPIPPLRAVGSVYVEIFRNVPLVALVVLVVYGLPDIGFNPGFLPGVILATTAVGTAFACETLRTGINTVGAGQVEAARAIGLSFLGIMRHLVVPQAARSVVGPLVTLFIGILLSSSMAAVVGQPDLTYTASLINSKEALGLVTFGVVAVIYAVISLLAAGIGSRVEARVQVLR; encoded by the coding sequence ATGGGCGTTCTGATCGAGCACTACGTGCCGACGCTCGCGTCGGCGCTGTGGCTCACCCTGCGCATCACCGGGATCTCGTTCGCCGGGGCGCTCGCGGCCGGCACGATCCTCGCCGTGTTCCGGATCAGCCCGATACCGCCGCTGCGGGCGGTGGGTTCGGTCTACGTGGAGATCTTCCGCAACGTCCCGCTCGTGGCGCTCGTCGTGCTGGTCGTGTACGGCCTGCCCGACATCGGCTTCAATCCCGGGTTCCTGCCCGGGGTCATCCTCGCCACGACCGCCGTGGGCACCGCGTTCGCGTGCGAGACCCTGCGCACCGGGATCAACACGGTCGGCGCCGGCCAGGTGGAGGCGGCCCGGGCGATCGGGCTGTCCTTCCTGGGGATCATGCGGCACCTGGTCGTCCCGCAGGCGGCCCGCTCGGTCGTGGGCCCGCTCGTGACCCTGTTCATCGGGATCCTGCTCTCCTCCTCGATGGCCGCCGTCGTGGGCCAGCCCGACCTGACCTACACGGCCTCGCTCATCAACTCGAAGGAGGCCCTCGGGCTCGTCACCTTCGGCGTCGTCGCCGTGATCTACGCGGTCATCTCCCTCCTCGCGGCCGGAATCGGCTCGCGGGTCGAGGCGCGGGTGCAGGTGCTCAGGTGA
- a CDS encoding transporter substrate-binding domain-containing protein: MRRTRTPLAVLAVAAMTAVSLAACSAEDSGGGDAYTELIGSGPVADDATVEANEWASGVREAGVLEVGGTETSELFSLLDPTSGEARGFDAAISQLLSRYILGEVSTDLQQVTVDTRESLLEQNTVDTVIATYSITPERAERIAFAGPYYSSQAGILVTKDNEEITSIADLAGKKVATQANSTGVTLLEEEAPEAEIVALPDHAQALAAVQQGNADAYVIDETLLLNAVVAEDDVKLVGEAFGPRDLYGIGVNSDSDAVDFINEFLTQITDDGTWAKVWQLTIGDRTGLDTPPAPPTPGDTGL; this comes from the coding sequence ATGAGAAGAACCCGCACCCCCCTGGCGGTCCTGGCCGTCGCGGCCATGACGGCCGTGTCCCTGGCGGCCTGCTCCGCCGAGGATTCCGGCGGCGGTGACGCCTACACGGAGCTCATCGGCTCGGGACCGGTCGCCGACGACGCCACGGTCGAGGCCAACGAGTGGGCCAGCGGCGTGCGCGAGGCCGGTGTGCTCGAGGTCGGCGGCACCGAGACCTCCGAGCTCTTCTCGTTGCTCGACCCCACGAGCGGCGAGGCCCGCGGCTTCGACGCCGCGATCTCTCAGCTGCTCAGCCGATACATCCTCGGCGAGGTGAGCACGGACCTGCAGCAGGTCACGGTGGACACCCGCGAGTCGCTGCTCGAGCAGAACACGGTCGACACGGTCATCGCCACGTACTCGATCACCCCCGAGCGAGCCGAGCGGATCGCCTTCGCCGGCCCGTACTACAGCTCCCAGGCGGGGATTCTGGTCACGAAGGACAACGAGGAGATCACCTCGATCGCGGACCTCGCGGGCAAGAAGGTGGCCACCCAGGCGAACTCCACCGGCGTCACGCTCCTCGAGGAGGAGGCGCCCGAGGCGGAGATCGTCGCACTGCCCGACCACGCCCAGGCCCTCGCCGCCGTGCAGCAGGGCAACGCGGACGCCTACGTCATCGACGAGACCCTCCTCCTCAACGCCGTCGTGGCCGAGGACGACGTCAAGCTCGTCGGCGAGGCGTTCGGTCCGCGTGACCTGTACGGCATCGGCGTGAACTCCGACTCGGACGCGGTCGACTTCATCAACGAGTTCCTCACCCAGATCACCGACGACGGCACGTGGGCGAAGGTGTGGCAGCTGACGATCGGCGACCGCACGGGCCTGGACACCCCGCCGGCGCCGCCGACGCCCGGGGACACCGGCCTGTGA
- a CDS encoding LLM class flavin-dependent oxidoreductase, translated as MDYGHDLLFGSFLTPSNRAPEEVVALAEHSEAVGLDLVTFQDHPYQPAFLDTWTLLSHVAARTSRIHLSGNVLNVPLRNPAVLARSVATLDLLSGGRVELGLGTGAFWDAMVALGVDRLTPGEAVTALGEAIDVIRGLWDTSDTSRLVVEGRHHRLAGAKRGPAPAHDVGIWLGAYKPRMLRMVGTKADGWLPSWGYLSGVGQLAKANERIDDAAASVGRAPAAIRRLLNIGGRFSGRRAPGMFAGTPQQWAEQLAELATEYGTSAFILGSDDPTDLTVFGREVAPAVRELVAGARA; from the coding sequence GTGGACTACGGCCACGACCTGCTCTTCGGATCGTTCCTCACGCCCTCGAACCGGGCGCCGGAGGAGGTGGTCGCGCTGGCAGAACACTCCGAGGCCGTCGGGCTCGACCTCGTCACGTTCCAGGATCACCCCTACCAGCCGGCCTTCCTCGACACGTGGACCCTGCTGAGCCACGTCGCCGCCCGCACGAGCCGGATCCACCTGTCCGGGAACGTGCTCAACGTGCCGCTGCGCAACCCGGCCGTGCTCGCCCGCTCCGTCGCCACCCTCGACCTCCTCAGCGGCGGCCGCGTGGAACTGGGGCTCGGCACGGGCGCGTTCTGGGACGCGATGGTCGCCCTGGGCGTCGACCGGCTCACCCCCGGCGAGGCCGTGACCGCGCTCGGGGAGGCGATCGACGTCATCCGCGGCCTCTGGGACACCTCCGACACCTCCCGCCTCGTGGTCGAGGGGCGCCACCACCGGCTCGCGGGGGCCAAGCGCGGGCCGGCCCCCGCGCACGACGTCGGCATCTGGCTCGGCGCGTACAAGCCGCGGATGCTGCGCATGGTCGGCACCAAGGCCGATGGCTGGCTGCCCTCGTGGGGGTACCTGTCGGGCGTGGGGCAGCTCGCGAAGGCGAATGAGCGTATCGACGACGCGGCCGCCTCCGTGGGTCGCGCCCCCGCGGCGATTCGTCGCCTCCTCAACATCGGCGGGCGCTTCTCCGGCCGGCGCGCGCCCGGCATGTTCGCCGGCACGCCGCAGCAGTGGGCCGAGCAGCTGGCGGAGCTCGCCACCGAGTACGGAACGAGCGCGTTCATCCTCGGCAGCGACGACCCGACCGACCTGACCGTCTTCGGCCGGGAGGTCGCCCCCGCGGTCCGTGAGCTCGTCGCCGGCGCACGCGCATGA
- a CDS encoding LLM class flavin-dependent oxidoreductase, with protein MTDYGHPLEFGLALEAGIEDPHAPVRLARLAEEAGLDLVTVGNPEADAGGPAEPWTVLGWIAGRTSRIRLAATGVRTADHNAAVLARAAASLDLLGGGRVELGLTGEDTDDSELVEALTIIRGMWDAGRPGRLHADGSRHRVAGAERGPAPARHLPIHLSGDSPEQLDLVGRHADGWLVPAGIVSLDRLTGAHEAIDTAAIAAGRDPREVRRILTLTDMPDLTGRGGGPHPRVADLVALIVDGGVATILLATGDVAGAERFARVVVPAVRAAAATRRTRAGTRVSSVVPTRVRRRRREGIDYDAVPTALRADAVEPGDAGYGAVRSNYVRGGAPGLVLRPRSAGEVALALEWARTQPVDLGVRSGGHGFSGRSTNDGGIVIDLGHLRSIDVLDERTRLVRIEPGARWGDVAAALRPHGWALSSGDSGGVGVGGLATAGGIGFLSRAHGLTIDRLRAVEVILADGSRVRASESEKADLFFGMRGAGFNFGIAVAFEFEVAEVGEIGFGRLVFDVTADIAGFLQRWGAAVEASPREVTSFLLMGGSRDGRFLAQTMTVVDSDDPDTIVSRLQPLAAVAPMVDRQVALLPYDALVSAGPRTGHAGSGEPAARSGLLTRVSADFARDAERLLRGGGTYFFQIRALGGATTDVAPHETAFAHRGAQFSVLAMGTPSRLDPLWEPMRSHFVGLYLSFETDRSAERLAEAFPPATLARLRDLKRRYDPENVFRDNFNIEPRAPGEPPR; from the coding sequence ATGACCGACTACGGCCACCCGCTGGAGTTCGGGCTCGCGCTCGAGGCCGGCATCGAGGACCCGCACGCGCCGGTCCGCCTCGCACGGCTCGCAGAGGAGGCGGGCCTCGACCTCGTCACCGTGGGGAACCCCGAGGCGGATGCCGGCGGCCCCGCCGAGCCCTGGACCGTGCTCGGCTGGATCGCCGGACGCACGAGCCGGATCCGCCTCGCCGCCACCGGTGTGCGCACCGCCGATCACAACGCCGCCGTGCTCGCCCGGGCGGCGGCGAGCCTCGATCTCCTCGGCGGCGGCCGGGTCGAGCTCGGCCTGACCGGTGAGGACACCGACGACTCCGAGCTCGTCGAGGCACTGACGATCATCCGCGGCATGTGGGACGCCGGCCGGCCGGGCCGGCTGCACGCCGACGGCTCCCGCCACCGGGTCGCCGGCGCCGAGCGCGGGCCCGCACCGGCGCGCCACCTCCCCATCCACCTGAGCGGCGACTCCCCGGAGCAGCTCGACCTCGTCGGCCGGCACGCAGACGGCTGGCTCGTCCCGGCCGGAATCGTGAGCCTCGACCGGCTCACCGGCGCCCATGAGGCGATCGATACGGCCGCGATCGCCGCGGGCCGCGACCCCCGGGAGGTTCGGCGCATTCTCACGCTGACGGATATGCCCGACCTGACCGGGCGAGGAGGCGGCCCCCACCCGCGGGTGGCGGACCTGGTGGCGCTCATCGTCGACGGCGGGGTCGCCACGATCCTGCTCGCGACCGGCGACGTCGCCGGTGCCGAGCGATTCGCGCGGGTCGTCGTGCCCGCCGTGAGGGCGGCGGCGGCGACGCGGCGGACCCGGGCCGGCACCCGGGTGAGCTCCGTCGTCCCCACGCGGGTACGGCGCCGGCGCCGCGAGGGGATCGACTACGACGCCGTTCCGACCGCCCTGCGGGCCGACGCGGTCGAACCCGGCGACGCCGGCTACGGGGCGGTGCGCTCGAACTACGTCCGCGGGGGCGCGCCCGGTCTCGTGCTGCGGCCGCGCTCGGCCGGCGAGGTGGCGCTCGCGCTCGAGTGGGCACGCACCCAACCCGTGGACCTCGGGGTGCGCAGCGGCGGTCACGGCTTCTCCGGCCGCTCGACCAACGACGGCGGGATCGTCATCGACCTGGGCCACCTGCGCTCGATCGACGTGCTCGACGAACGCACCCGGCTCGTGCGGATCGAGCCCGGGGCCCGCTGGGGCGACGTGGCGGCCGCCCTGCGCCCCCACGGCTGGGCGCTCAGTTCCGGCGACTCCGGCGGGGTCGGCGTGGGCGGGCTCGCCACCGCCGGCGGCATCGGGTTCCTCTCCCGCGCGCACGGGCTGACGATCGATCGGCTGCGCGCGGTCGAGGTGATCCTCGCCGACGGCTCCCGGGTGCGGGCGAGCGAGAGCGAGAAGGCGGACCTGTTCTTCGGCATGCGCGGGGCCGGATTCAACTTCGGCATCGCCGTCGCGTTCGAGTTCGAGGTGGCGGAGGTCGGCGAGATCGGCTTCGGCCGGCTCGTCTTCGACGTGACCGCGGACATCGCGGGCTTCCTGCAGCGGTGGGGTGCCGCGGTCGAGGCGTCCCCGCGGGAGGTGACGAGCTTCCTGCTCATGGGCGGCTCGCGGGACGGCCGCTTCCTCGCGCAGACGATGACCGTGGTCGACTCCGACGATCCCGACACGATCGTCTCCCGGCTGCAGCCGCTGGCCGCCGTGGCCCCGATGGTCGACCGGCAGGTCGCGCTCCTGCCCTACGACGCCCTCGTGAGCGCAGGCCCCCGCACGGGGCATGCGGGCTCCGGCGAGCCCGCCGCCCGGTCCGGGCTGCTCACCCGCGTGAGCGCCGACTTCGCTCGCGACGCCGAGCGGCTCCTGCGCGGCGGCGGCACGTACTTCTTCCAGATCCGCGCCCTCGGGGGCGCGACCACGGACGTCGCACCGCACGAGACGGCCTTCGCGCATCGCGGCGCCCAGTTCTCCGTACTGGCGATGGGGACCCCCTCCCGGCTCGACCCGTTGTGGGAGCCGATGCGCTCCCACTTCGTGGGCCTGTACCTGAGCTTCGAGACCGATCGCAGCGCCGAGCGACTGGCCGAGGCGTTCCCGCCGGCGACCCTCGCCCGGCTGCGCGACCTCAAGCGCCGCTACGACCCGGAGAACGTGTTCCGCGACAACTTCAACATCGAACCGCGTGCCCCCGGCGAGCCGCCCCGATAG
- a CDS encoding BTAD domain-containing putative transcriptional regulator: protein MTASEVPAARPEPDSFALGDPVPPAQPGMSPPTNPVPASVVGLRREQLLRRLDPVARDHLGLLVAPAGSGKTTLMAQWAESAAMPVAWCRLDVSAATGRLLDWLWQALGAHLRPNGAAPADVAELARLLRDHPGRLLLVIDDLHAIAESAMTAELERFILLAPPNIRFLLGSRVFPRVNMARSELPPVVLLTGDDLRFRTWEVEKLFQQVHRAPLPPHDVAALTRYTQGWAAALQLFHLATVGHQHVDRRRAVEALAARPRYAQRYLSEQVLATLPAATQEFLVRTSVFDVLTARRCDLLLGITDSQRILRDLTDRQAFTTTLDGGVTFHYHDVLRRHLETMLREELGAEATHAWYRMVADLLEAERANVEALRARARGEDWEGVRELLRHDGHRIVGGTEAGGGPSTWAPLLPRWLTEADPWCGVAEARRLYNDGRLAAADLEARRAREAFTQDVGRRICDRIIADVAAWRDPTATPSPNPTWGHLLRAAVRRDPLAAARAAREVDGPDGRLVEGLALAFAGRCIDATAVLSALVAAADPEAPSGHAASLALVTIRALLRGPDESTASRFDDIAADTGRLGLTWLARLATGLSLALGQSRTRRDLVALVAEHEARGDRGAGALIAMVTLLSQCRHDRGRAGDLLDLGQRLRSMDAATLAVWCESIGALMAASQGLPDADRLARGAEDAVRHAAVPGAAPFAYAALRHADPARRDDYLALARGAAIDVDLGLRPWEWFAAHEPPPTPSTPFTPPEPAEPPEPPGQTRGASTATGSRQGEHDAGPRVRMSCLGGFAFAVDGRAGDLSRLRPRARALLKFLGIHAGRQVHRDAIADALWGDLDSDSAMRNFQVSLSTLRSAIEPGVPGRASRIIQRTGEAYRLNLAPGSHVDVREFEAALNEAKVARLARDAQEELTQLAHAVELYRGDLFPEEGAAEWVQEHRERLRASAAEAASELARLHFDATRWSAAVATAQRSIDIDHYRDDAWRLQVAALRRAGEPAAAERAARAYRDMLGELGVHEVIDL, encoded by the coding sequence ATGACAGCCAGCGAGGTGCCCGCCGCGAGGCCGGAACCCGATTCGTTCGCACTCGGTGACCCCGTCCCACCGGCGCAGCCCGGGATGTCGCCGCCGACGAACCCGGTCCCGGCCTCGGTGGTCGGGCTGCGCCGGGAACAACTGCTGCGCCGGCTCGACCCGGTCGCCCGCGATCACCTCGGCCTGCTCGTCGCCCCGGCCGGCAGCGGGAAGACCACGCTCATGGCCCAGTGGGCGGAGTCCGCGGCGATGCCCGTGGCGTGGTGCCGGCTCGACGTCTCCGCGGCGACCGGACGGCTCCTCGACTGGCTGTGGCAGGCCCTCGGCGCGCATCTGCGCCCGAACGGGGCCGCGCCCGCCGACGTGGCCGAACTGGCCCGGCTCCTGCGGGACCATCCCGGCCGGCTCCTGCTCGTGATCGACGACCTGCACGCGATCGCCGAGAGCGCCATGACCGCCGAGCTCGAGCGGTTCATCCTGCTCGCCCCGCCCAACATCCGCTTCCTGCTCGGGTCCCGGGTGTTCCCGCGCGTGAACATGGCCCGCAGCGAGCTGCCCCCGGTCGTGCTGCTCACCGGCGACGACCTGCGCTTCCGCACGTGGGAGGTGGAGAAGCTCTTCCAACAGGTCCATCGCGCGCCGCTGCCCCCGCACGACGTGGCGGCCCTGACGCGCTACACCCAGGGGTGGGCGGCCGCACTCCAGCTGTTCCACCTGGCGACCGTCGGCCATCAGCACGTCGACCGGCGCCGAGCCGTCGAGGCGCTCGCCGCCCGGCCCCGCTACGCGCAGCGCTACCTCTCCGAGCAGGTGCTCGCCACGCTGCCCGCCGCCACGCAGGAGTTCCTCGTGCGGACCTCGGTCTTCGACGTGCTCACGGCCCGCCGGTGCGATCTGCTCCTGGGGATCACCGACTCCCAGCGCATCCTGCGCGACCTGACCGACCGGCAGGCGTTCACCACGACCCTCGACGGCGGGGTGACCTTCCACTACCACGACGTGCTGCGGCGCCACCTGGAGACGATGCTGCGCGAGGAGCTGGGGGCCGAGGCGACGCACGCCTGGTACCGGATGGTCGCCGACCTGCTCGAGGCCGAGCGGGCGAACGTCGAGGCCCTCCGTGCCCGCGCCCGGGGCGAGGACTGGGAGGGAGTGCGCGAACTGCTGCGCCACGACGGCCACCGGATCGTCGGCGGCACCGAGGCCGGTGGCGGCCCGAGCACCTGGGCCCCGCTGCTCCCGCGCTGGCTCACGGAGGCCGATCCCTGGTGCGGAGTGGCCGAGGCCCGCCGACTGTACAACGACGGCCGGCTCGCCGCCGCCGACCTCGAGGCCCGCCGGGCCCGCGAGGCGTTTACCCAGGATGTCGGCAGGCGGATCTGCGATCGGATCATCGCCGACGTGGCGGCCTGGCGCGATCCCACCGCGACGCCGAGCCCGAACCCGACGTGGGGCCACCTGCTGCGCGCGGCCGTCCGGCGGGACCCGCTCGCCGCGGCCCGGGCGGCCCGCGAGGTCGATGGGCCGGACGGCCGACTCGTCGAAGGCCTCGCCCTCGCGTTCGCCGGCCGGTGCATCGACGCGACGGCCGTGCTCAGCGCACTCGTGGCCGCGGCCGATCCCGAGGCCCCCTCCGGGCACGCGGCGAGCCTCGCGCTCGTGACGATCCGGGCGCTGCTGCGCGGACCGGACGAGAGCACGGCCTCCCGCTTCGACGACATCGCCGCCGACACGGGCCGGCTCGGCCTCACCTGGCTGGCGCGGCTCGCCACGGGCCTCTCGCTCGCGCTCGGTCAGTCCCGCACCCGCCGCGACCTCGTGGCACTCGTGGCCGAGCACGAGGCCCGCGGCGACCGGGGTGCGGGCGCGCTCATCGCGATGGTGACCCTCCTGTCGCAGTGCCGGCACGATCGCGGCCGCGCCGGCGACCTCCTCGATCTCGGCCAGCGACTGCGCAGCATGGACGCCGCGACCCTCGCCGTGTGGTGCGAGTCGATCGGGGCCCTCATGGCCGCCTCCCAGGGGCTGCCGGACGCCGACCGGCTCGCCCGCGGGGCCGAGGACGCGGTGCGTCATGCCGCCGTTCCAGGGGCCGCCCCGTTCGCCTACGCCGCGCTCCGGCACGCCGATCCCGCACGCCGGGACGACTACCTGGCGCTCGCTCGCGGCGCCGCCATCGACGTGGACCTCGGGCTGCGGCCCTGGGAATGGTTCGCCGCGCACGAACCGCCGCCCACACCATCCACACCGTTCACACCGCCCGAGCCGGCCGAGCCGCCCGAGCCACCCGGGCAGACACGCGGCGCATCCACGGCGACAGGGTCCCGACAGGGCGAGCACGATGCGGGACCGCGGGTGCGGATGAGCTGCCTCGGCGGCTTCGCGTTCGCGGTCGACGGCCGGGCCGGCGACCTGAGCCGGCTGCGGCCCCGCGCCCGGGCGCTGCTCAAGTTCCTCGGCATCCATGCGGGTCGCCAGGTTCACCGGGACGCGATCGCCGACGCCCTGTGGGGCGACCTCGACTCCGATTCGGCGATGCGGAACTTCCAGGTGAGCCTGTCCACGCTCCGATCGGCGATCGAGCCCGGTGTGCCCGGGCGGGCGAGCCGCATCATCCAACGCACAGGGGAGGCCTACCGACTCAACCTCGCGCCGGGCTCGCACGTCGACGTCCGCGAGTTCGAGGCGGCGCTGAACGAGGCGAAGGTCGCCCGCCTCGCCCGGGACGCCCAGGAGGAGCTGACGCAGCTCGCCCATGCGGTCGAGCTCTACCGCGGCGACCTGTTCCCCGAGGAGGGCGCGGCCGAGTGGGTGCAGGAACACCGCGAACGTCTCCGCGCGAGCGCCGCCGAGGCCGCCTCCGAGCTCGCCCGGCTCCACTTCGACGCCACCCGCTGGTCGGCGGCGGTCGCGACCGCCCAGCGCAGCATCGACATCGACCACTACCGCGACGACGCCTGGCGGCTCCAGGTCGCCGCCCTGCGCCGAGCAGGCGAACCCGCCGCGGCCGAACGCGCCGCGCGCGCCTACCGTGACATGCTCGGGGAGCTCGGCGTGCACGAGGTCATCGACCTCTGA
- a CDS encoding zinc ribbon domain-containing protein, whose amino-acid sequence MPTEPAEPEPGPAATGQPERPERPGRRAGGTAASALRPGPLGSSVPHVPGMSSPAGSARSSASQAGYEATSKAASSLGLPPAMTGRATSALSSLGRGARRRRDDRKKADDQVPQSPAETQVAAPTRHAAEETAAPAPAPEEVSSPATSDAVARDAASEQAVVPTPVAPVRPAPVQPAGVQPAVPAPVRPQAPKPRRHVEPAPAEEPPPAPGDLICGACGAGNAPHRKFCRRCGASLIDAPVQGRLSRRERRRLRRSRRRAGPTAGTRPTTRRRRFPVKTVVVLVILALAGTAGWIYRSSLADGYNVVLDRVNGNQVFNPSAATASSSQKGHGADLARNGVNTDYWAPEATGGGDGEWIEFTFDEPFRLVHVLLTSGASTQDKERLAQARPSKVRFSATTGDGTRQIKDLPVEDVGTAQELLLRFDDVTTLRMTVLSSYPPADKDPADARVAVAEVEFRGR is encoded by the coding sequence GTGCCGACCGAGCCCGCCGAGCCCGAGCCGGGGCCCGCGGCCACTGGGCAACCCGAGCGACCCGAGCGACCCGGGCGTCGCGCGGGTGGCACGGCGGCCTCCGCCCTGCGGCCTGGCCCGCTCGGCTCCTCGGTCCCGCACGTCCCCGGCATGTCCTCCCCGGCCGGCAGCGCCCGCAGCTCCGCCTCCCAGGCCGGGTACGAGGCGACCTCGAAGGCCGCCTCCTCGCTCGGCCTGCCGCCGGCGATGACCGGGCGGGCTACCTCGGCGTTGAGTTCCCTCGGGCGGGGTGCCCGGCGCCGCCGGGACGACCGGAAGAAGGCCGACGACCAGGTCCCCCAGTCCCCGGCCGAGACACAGGTGGCGGCACCGACGAGACACGCGGCCGAGGAGACGGCGGCCCCCGCGCCCGCGCCCGAGGAGGTGTCGTCCCCGGCGACCTCCGACGCGGTGGCGCGCGACGCCGCGTCGGAGCAGGCGGTCGTGCCCACGCCGGTCGCCCCCGTCCGGCCCGCCCCCGTCCAACCCGCCGGCGTCCAACCGGCCGTACCCGCCCCGGTCCGGCCCCAGGCGCCGAAGCCGCGTCGGCACGTCGAACCGGCCCCGGCGGAGGAGCCGCCGCCGGCCCCCGGAGACCTCATCTGTGGCGCCTGCGGGGCCGGGAACGCGCCCCACCGCAAGTTCTGCCGCCGCTGCGGAGCGAGCCTGATCGATGCTCCGGTCCAGGGCCGGCTCAGCCGGCGGGAGCGGCGCAGGCTCCGCCGGAGCCGCCGTCGCGCGGGCCCGACGGCGGGGACCCGGCCGACGACCCGGCGGCGCCGGTTCCCGGTGAAGACGGTCGTGGTGCTCGTGATCCTCGCCCTCGCGGGCACCGCCGGATGGATCTACCGCTCGAGCCTGGCCGACGGCTACAACGTGGTGCTCGACCGGGTCAACGGCAATCAGGTGTTCAATCCCTCCGCGGCGACCGCCTCGAGTTCGCAGAAGGGGCACGGGGCGGACCTCGCCCGGAACGGGGTGAACACCGACTATTGGGCTCCGGAGGCCACGGGCGGCGGGGACGGGGAATGGATCGAGTTCACCTTCGACGAACCGTTCCGGCTCGTGCACGTGCTGCTCACCTCGGGTGCCTCGACGCAGGACAAGGAGCGGCTCGCGCAGGCACGGCCGAGCAAGGTGCGCTTCAGCGCGACCACGGGCGACGGCACCCGGCAGATCAAGGACCTGCCGGTCGAGGACGTGGGAACGGCGCAGGAACTCCTGCTCCGGTTCGACGACGTGACGACGCTGCGGATGACCGTGCTCAGCTCGTATCCACCGGCGGACAAGGATCCCGCGGACGCGCGGGTGGCGGTGGCGGAGGTGGAGTTCAGAGGTCGATGA